A genomic segment from Alteribacillus bidgolensis encodes:
- a CDS encoding aldehyde dehydrogenase, with the protein MHVEEIPKKKVEAINCLHFIDGNFVSSDTTFNNINPATEEVLGTVEEGGKKEVDLAVQAARKALNGEWKTITTRERSNILRRIGDLITERIEELAVLESLDTGKPYEIAIEMDIKRAAHNFYFFADYLTSMGTEAYQQDQQALHYSIRRPVGVVGMINPWNLPLLLLTWKLAPCLATGNTAVMKPAEWTPMTATVLAEICKEAGVPDGVVNLVHGFGVDSAGAAITEHPDVDAVTFTGETKTGTAIMKAAAPTLKKLSFELGGKNPNIIFADSDIDEVIETTLKSSFMNQGEVCLCGSRIYVEEKLFDEFLDKFTTATKKLKVGDPFESGIKVGSVVSKEHYEKVMSYIQIAKEEGGEILTGGDRPAHMEKGFYINPTIITGLTKDSRCIREEIFGPVVTVVPFKKEEEVIQQANDTHYGLGATIWTNNLRRAHRVAQQIEAGIIWVNTWYLRDLRTPFGGMKQSGIGREGGAHSFEFYSELSNVTIKI; encoded by the coding sequence GTGCATGTAGAAGAGATACCTAAGAAGAAAGTGGAGGCTATTAATTGTCTTCATTTTATAGACGGAAACTTTGTTTCCTCTGATACAACATTTAACAATATTAATCCGGCCACAGAAGAAGTATTAGGAACCGTTGAGGAGGGGGGGAAGAAAGAAGTTGATTTAGCAGTGCAGGCAGCAAGAAAAGCATTAAACGGAGAATGGAAAACGATCACCACAAGGGAACGATCGAATATACTGCGGCGCATCGGTGATTTGATTACAGAGAGGATAGAAGAGCTGGCCGTGTTAGAATCGCTGGACACAGGTAAACCATATGAAATTGCAATCGAAATGGATATTAAAAGAGCAGCTCATAACTTTTATTTCTTTGCGGACTATTTAACCTCTATGGGAACAGAAGCATACCAGCAAGACCAGCAGGCACTGCATTATTCGATCCGCCGTCCAGTAGGAGTCGTAGGTATGATCAATCCTTGGAACCTGCCGCTGCTTCTATTAACTTGGAAATTAGCTCCGTGCCTTGCTACAGGAAACACAGCGGTAATGAAACCAGCAGAATGGACACCAATGACAGCAACTGTACTGGCAGAGATTTGTAAGGAAGCAGGAGTGCCTGATGGAGTAGTGAACCTGGTACATGGGTTTGGCGTAGACTCTGCAGGAGCGGCTATCACAGAACATCCCGATGTCGATGCGGTAACTTTTACAGGGGAAACGAAAACAGGTACGGCGATTATGAAAGCTGCTGCTCCAACGTTGAAAAAACTTTCTTTTGAATTAGGCGGGAAGAATCCCAATATTATATTCGCTGACTCTGATATAGATGAAGTTATTGAAACTACATTAAAGTCGAGCTTTATGAATCAAGGAGAAGTTTGTTTATGCGGGTCTAGAATATATGTAGAAGAAAAGCTGTTTGACGAATTTCTGGATAAATTCACTACAGCGACGAAAAAATTGAAGGTTGGAGATCCTTTTGAATCTGGCATTAAAGTTGGTTCTGTCGTAAGTAAAGAACATTACGAAAAAGTAATGAGCTATATTCAAATAGCCAAAGAAGAAGGTGGAGAAATTCTTACAGGCGGGGACCGGCCGGCCCATATGGAAAAAGGATTCTATATTAATCCAACCATTATTACTGGTTTAACAAAGGACTCCCGTTGTATTAGAGAAGAAATTTTTGGCCCAGTCGTTACAGTGGTTCCTTTTAAGAAGGAAGAAGAAGTAATCCAGCAGGCAAATGATACCCACTACGGTTTAGGGGCTACTATTTGGACAAACAACTTAAGAAGAGCCCACCGTGTTGCACAACAAATTGAAGCTGGGATCATCTGGGTTAATACCTGGTATTTAAGAGACTTAAGAACACCATTTGGCGGTATGAAGCAAAGCGGTATTGGAAGAGAAGGCGGAGCTCACAGCTTTGAATTCTACAGTGAACTGTCAAACGTTACGATAAA